The genomic stretch ACCGGCGACGTGAGACGGCTCGTGCCAGGAGGCGCCGGGCGCGTGGCGGTGGGCGTCGAGGTCCGCGGTCGGTTCGTGTGGGTCGCGGGTGGCGACACCGGCATGGCGTGGGTGTTCCGGCGATCGGGCGACCTCGTGCGCACCTACCGGTTCGAGCCAGGGGGCTTCGTCAACGACGTGGTCGTCACGCGACGAGCGGCGTACTTCACCGACTCCCTGCAGCCGTACCTCTATCGAGTGCCGATCGACGACGGCCGCCTGTCTGGCCAGGGCCGTGTCGAGGCGTTGCCCCTCCGCGGCGATCTCGTCTTCGAGGACGGGTTCAACGCCAACGGCATCGACCGCGTCCCGGGCACGTCGATGTTCGTGGTGGTCCAGACGAACACCGGCGAGCTGTTCGCGGTGAGGCAGTCGGGCCGCACACGTGAGATCGATCTCGGTGGTGCGGACGTCGCGTCTGGCGACGGCGTCCTCGTCATCGACCACGTCGCCTATGTGGTGCAGAACTTCCTCAACACGGTCGCGAAGGTGCGACTGTCCGACGATCTGTCCAGCGGTCGAGTCGTGAGCCGCACGGGCGACCCGGACTTCGACGTGCCCACGTCGATCGACACCTATCGCGGCGCGCTCTACCTCGTGAACGCGCGCTTCACGACGACGCCCGAGCCCGACACGCCGTACTGGATCGCCCCGATCCCGAAGCCCTGACCGACCCAACTGACACCCGAAGACGGCGTCGACATGATGTGAGAACGGTCGCTGTGCCGATGACGGCCACGCCGGCGAGGAGCCCGGCGCGCGCGGCGATCGGCCAGGGCCGTGGTGCGCAACGCGAGCGGAGCGAGCACCGGGCGGCCGGCGCTTCCGAGGATCATGAGGATGTTCGCGCCCGGGAAGCCGAGTTCGAGGTCGATGATGCTCGTCGCCCGCCTCGCACCTTCTGTCCGGCCACGATCGCGCCGGCTAGATGCGGTC from Actinomycetota bacterium encodes the following:
- a CDS encoding superoxide dismutase, which gives rise to MQKEGFAVRHRSTSIRRSIRALAVVAVAALSVPLGLGSASAGQLPDRIALPDGSQPEGLAITNRGTFYTGSLADGTIWVGDVQTGDVRRLVPGGAGRVAVGVEVRGRFVWVAGGDTGMAWVFRRSGDLVRTYRFEPGGFVNDVVVTRRAAYFTDSLQPYLYRVPIDDGRLSGQGRVEALPLRGDLVFEDGFNANGIDRVPGTSMFVVVQTNTGELFAVRQSGRTREIDLGGADVASGDGVLVIDHVAYVVQNFLNTVAKVRLSDDLSSGRVVSRTGDPDFDVPTSIDTYRGALYLVNARFTTTPEPDTPYWIAPIPKP